A portion of the Acidobacteriota bacterium genome contains these proteins:
- a CDS encoding multiheme c-type cytochrome, translating into MRAVSSRTALVVALALLPAVGPALAEECIECHTQVTPRIVQDWKLSAHAEMSISCSICHGADHTSAEDVAEVDLPTPDTCAGCHSVQVDQFRAGKHNFAWAAAKAMPTTHQLPLAMREKGLKGCAGCHKIGSKSEAEILELKKQGAGFGVASCDACHTRHTFSVKEARQPQACQTCHMGFDHPQWEMYSSSKHGVRFLLKQNGVLDEQTAAPTCQTCHMPDGNHEVRTAWGFLAVRLPLPEDPQWKADQVTILKALGVLDPEGKPTARLDVVKAADVARLDQASFDKERNKMIAVCSDCHSENFAREQLAAGDEMIREADHLLAQAIRIVADLYKDGVLAKPESYAYPFPDLLAFHDAPSTIEHRLFEMHLKHRMRTFQGAFHMNPDYTNWYGWSEMVRDLQAIKEMAADLRSGS; encoded by the coding sequence ATGCGCGCCGTGTCGTCTCGCACCGCTCTCGTCGTGGCCCTGGCCCTGCTGCCGGCGGTCGGTCCCGCGCTCGCCGAGGAGTGCATCGAGTGCCATACCCAGGTGACGCCCCGGATCGTGCAGGACTGGAAGCTCTCGGCCCACGCGGAGATGTCCATCTCGTGCTCGATCTGCCACGGTGCCGACCACACCAGCGCCGAGGATGTGGCCGAGGTCGATCTGCCCACCCCTGACACCTGCGCCGGCTGCCACAGCGTCCAGGTCGACCAGTTCCGGGCGGGCAAGCACAACTTCGCCTGGGCCGCGGCCAAGGCCATGCCGACCACCCACCAGCTTCCCCTTGCCATGCGGGAGAAGGGGCTCAAGGGCTGCGCGGGTTGCCACAAGATCGGCTCGAAGAGCGAGGCGGAGATCCTCGAACTCAAGAAGCAGGGAGCCGGCTTCGGTGTCGCTTCCTGTGATGCCTGCCATACCCGCCATACCTTCTCGGTCAAGGAGGCCCGGCAACCCCAGGCCTGCCAGACCTGCCACATGGGTTTCGACCATCCCCAGTGGGAGATGTACTCCAGCTCCAAGCACGGCGTTCGATTCCTGCTCAAGCAGAATGGCGTGCTGGACGAGCAGACCGCGGCGCCGACCTGCCAGACCTGCCACATGCCCGACGGCAACCACGAAGTGCGCACCGCCTGGGGCTTTCTCGCCGTCCGGCTCCCGTTGCCCGAGGACCCGCAGTGGAAGGCCGATCAGGTGACGATCCTGAAGGCCCTGGGCGTGCTCGACCCGGAGGGCAAGCCCACCGCCCGCCTCGACGTGGTCAAGGCGGCCGATGTGGCCCGTCTCGACCAGGCCTCCTTCGACAAGGAGCGCAACAAGATGATCGCCGTCTGCAGCGACTGCCACTCGGAGAACTTTGCCCGGGAGCAACTCGCCGCGGGCGACGAGATGATTCGCGAGGCCGATCACCTGCTGGCCCAGGCGATTCGCATCGTCGCCGATCTCTACAAGGACGGGGTGCTGGCCAAGCCGGAGAGCTACGCTTATCCCTTCCCCGACCTGCTGGCCTTTCATGACGCTCCGAGCACCATCGAGCACCGGCTGTTCGAGATGCACCTCAAGCACCGCATGCGCACCTTCCAGGGGGCCTTCCACATGAATCCGGACTACACCAACTGGTACGGCTGGAGCGAGATGGTCCGCGATTTACAGGCCATCAAGGAGATGGCCGCCGACCTCCGCAGCGGGTCCTAG